In Providencia sneebia DSM 19967, one DNA window encodes the following:
- the kdsD gene encoding arabinose-5-phosphate isomerase KdsD: MSNIDFQQVGKEVLQIESESLKNLEQYINDDFTRACQKISACQGKVVVMGMGKSGHIGRKIAATLASTGTPSFFVHPGEASHGDLGMITNQDIVLAISNSGESGEILALLPVLKRIGVPLICMTNNPNSNMGKYADIHLCIKVPREACPLGLAPTTSTTATLVMGDALAIALLTARGFTPEDFALSHPGGALGRKLLLLVRDLMTVGDDIPHIPQTATLREALIEITRKKLGMTVICDQQMNIEGIFTDGDLRRIFDMGIDLNNAKIADVMTAGGIRVTPNILAVEALNLMQSKHVTSLMVAEGNKLVGVLHMHDLLQAGVV, from the coding sequence ATGTCAAACATCGATTTTCAGCAAGTAGGTAAAGAAGTTCTCCAGATTGAAAGTGAAAGCTTAAAAAACTTAGAACAATATATTAATGATGATTTTACTCGTGCATGTCAGAAAATTTCGGCTTGTCAGGGAAAAGTTGTTGTTATGGGAATGGGAAAATCGGGCCATATTGGACGTAAGATTGCAGCAACGCTGGCAAGCACAGGCACGCCTTCATTTTTTGTCCATCCTGGTGAAGCCAGCCATGGTGACCTAGGAATGATAACTAACCAAGATATTGTTCTGGCAATTTCAAATTCTGGTGAATCTGGTGAAATCCTTGCTTTATTACCTGTATTAAAACGTATTGGTGTTCCATTAATTTGTATGACGAACAACCCAAACAGTAATATGGGAAAATATGCTGATATCCATTTGTGCATCAAAGTTCCACGCGAAGCTTGTCCTTTAGGGCTTGCGCCTACCACCAGCACAACAGCAACACTTGTCATGGGCGATGCCCTTGCTATTGCACTTCTCACTGCAAGAGGTTTTACCCCTGAAGATTTTGCACTTTCACACCCAGGTGGCGCACTTGGGCGCAAACTTTTACTTTTAGTTCGTGATTTAATGACAGTCGGTGATGATATTCCGCATATTCCACAAACTGCAACATTACGCGAAGCTCTTATTGAGATCACTCGTAAAAAATTGGGAATGACGGTCATTTGTGATCAGCAAATGAATATCGAGGGTATTTTTACCGATGGTGACTTACGCCGTATTTTTGACATGGGGATTGACCTCAACAATGCAAAAATTGCCGATGTCATGACAGCAGGTGGTATTAGAGTAACGCCAAATATTCTTGCCGTAGAAGCGCTCAACCTTATGCAATCTAAACATGTCACTTCACTTATGGTTGCAGAAGGTAATAAACTCGTTGGTGTGCTACATATGCATGACCTTCTACAAGCTGGTGTAGTATAA
- the kdsC gene encoding 3-deoxy-manno-octulosonate-8-phosphatase KdsC — translation MHSNYQNTCYGPIAKTVLEKAAKIKLLICDVDGVMSDGLIYMGNNGEELKAFNVRDGYGIRCLLTSNIEVAIITGRKAKLLEDRAKTLGITYLYQGQSNKLLAYNKLLDTLKLTEEETAYIGDDLIDWPVMARVGLSVAVADAHPLLLPKADYVTQIGGGKGAVRELCDLILLAQNKLDEAKGLSI, via the coding sequence ATGCATTCCAATTATCAAAATACCTGTTATGGCCCTATTGCTAAGACAGTTTTAGAGAAAGCTGCCAAAATTAAGCTGTTAATCTGTGATGTTGATGGCGTGATGTCTGACGGGCTGATTTATATGGGTAATAATGGTGAAGAGTTAAAAGCGTTTAATGTTCGTGATGGTTATGGCATTCGCTGTTTACTTACATCTAACATTGAAGTCGCTATTATTACAGGTCGAAAAGCGAAATTACTTGAAGATAGAGCAAAGACTCTAGGCATTACATATCTTTACCAAGGTCAAAGCAATAAGCTTTTGGCGTATAACAAACTGTTAGATACACTGAAGTTAACTGAAGAAGAAACAGCATATATTGGTGATGATCTGATTGACTGGCCGGTCATGGCTAGAGTAGGACTTTCTGTTGCTGTTGCTGATGCGCATCCTTTGCTATTACCTAAAGCGGATTATGTAACGCAAATCGGTGGTGGTAAAGGTGCTGTTCGTGAACTCTGTGACCTCATACTACTGGCACAGAATAAATTAGATGAAGCTAAAGGCTTATCAATATAA
- the lptC gene encoding LPS export ABC transporter periplasmic protein LptC has protein sequence MSNTKKWLIILLSLVALGLIGWNLAGYNTDEPIINTVDSSQPNYQTDDSVTLVYNLTGDLAYKLVSEKIDNYTNEKVTWFTKPVLTTYNESGVPTWIVSSHKAKLTNDRVLYLYDDVFVSSLSPDSQIQRITTQSAVINLVTQDVSSDDRVTIIGQGLNSTGLKMRGNLRNRTAELIEDVKTYYVLQKEEQKNESSK, from the coding sequence ATGAGCAACACTAAAAAATGGTTAATCATCCTGCTATCCTTGGTTGCCCTTGGTCTGATCGGTTGGAATTTAGCGGGTTATAATACTGATGAGCCGATAATCAATACCGTTGATAGCAGTCAGCCTAATTATCAGACTGATGATTCAGTGACGCTGGTCTATAATCTAACGGGGGATTTGGCCTATAAACTTGTGTCAGAAAAAATTGATAACTACACCAATGAAAAAGTGACATGGTTTACAAAACCCGTTTTAACGACTTATAACGAATCCGGTGTTCCAACTTGGATCGTAAGCTCACATAAAGCTAAGCTTACAAATGATAGAGTTCTTTATCTGTACGATGATGTGTTTGTGAGTAGTTTAAGTCCTGATTCGCAAATTCAGCGAATTACAACGCAAAGCGCTGTCATCAATCTTGTCACACAAGATGTTTCATCCGATGACAGAGTTACAATTATTGGGCAGGGGCTAAATTCTACTGGTTTAAAAATGCGTGGCAATTTGCGTAATCGAACGGCAGAATTAATCGAAGATGTTAAAACTTATTATGTTCTACAAAAAGAAGAGCAAAAAAATGAATCAAGTAAATAA